From the Microplitis mediator isolate UGA2020A chromosome 6, iyMicMedi2.1, whole genome shotgun sequence genome, one window contains:
- the LOC130670379 gene encoding uncharacterized protein LOC130670379: MRGVKSQQLMGQLPSHRVSPSLVFENTGVDYAGPVSLKFFQGRGTRCYKGWIAVFICLSTSAVHLEVVTDYSSKGFLKAFRRFTRRGICRTLRSDCGTNFKGADLILKQLLTGALKESSHLQRHLANDGTQWSFNPPGAPHMGGKWEAAVKSIKYHLQRTIADTLLTYEDFSTFLIQVEVVLNSRPLSALSEDPDDLTALTPGHFIRGAAINTIPEPNLTNAYNLINRSENGTPLITTSQLDHLSCSQTSGIPQQNGRSPMSSNYILVPMVSSE; encoded by the exons ATGCGGGGAGTCAAATCTCAACAACTCATGGGTCAACTTCCATCTCATAGGGTCTCACCATCTCTCGTCTTTGAAAACACTGGAGTCGATTACGCCGGTCCAGTGTCTCTGAAATTCTTTCAAGGACGCGGTACTAGATGCTACAAAGGCTGGATCGCTGTCTTTATCTGTCTCTCAACATCAGCCGTTCATTTGGAGGTTGTCACTGACTACTCCAGTAAAGGCTTTCTCAAGGCATTCCGCCGCTTCACTAGACGGGGAATTTGCCGCACACTTCGAAGTGACTGTGGGACAAACTTCAAGGGTGCTGATCTTATTCTCAAGCAACTTCTCACCGGTGCTCTCAAGGAATCATCTCATCTACAGCGGCATCTCGCCAATGACGGAACCCAGTGGTCATTTAACCCACCTGGGGCTCCTCATATGGGAGGAAAATGGGAAGCTGCAGTGAAATCAATAAAGTATCATCTTCAGCGAACCATTGCTGATACTCTTCTCACCTACGAAGACTTCTCAACTTTTCTCATTCAAGTTGAAGTTGTTCTCAATTCTCGTCCTCTCAGCGCACTCTCAGAGGATCCGGACGATCTCACTGCTCTTACGCCCGGACATTTCATCCGTGGTGCTGCCATCAACACCATTCCGGAACCTAATCTCACT AATGCTTACAATCTCATCAATCGATCTGAAAATGGAACACCTCTCATCACGACATCGCAGTTGGATCACTTGTCTTGCTCTCAGACGAGCGGTATCCCCCAACAAAATGGCCGCTCGCCCATGTCATCCAACTACATCCTGGTGCCGATGGTCTCATCAGAGTAG
- the LOC130670381 gene encoding E3 SUMO-protein ligase PIAS1-like, producing the protein MGNSTPSRYDQELLQNLLGSNHSKFEKKLKCIPKVTENILLTDFKCTPVSTSISLPYQQSDVFYKISKLKLNRSQSRPYQLPKKTLSKSKNSPKIIILDPDIEFSKSPLFDLLTELVEPTSLQPQQNIIRFKLSPKQADDISNSRSQSKEAKFSVQVQIRLCKLDSSAKKQDDFIPLGIGLKINKRDIQLSDSLTGNSARLQSQKFKPIDITSRIEISPVENVVKINIPADTNKYVAVINLVRKKTSAELFDALKSKAGFWIHIIQEKLSRRY; encoded by the coding sequence ATGGGAAACTCCACGCCATCGAGATACGACCAAGAATTACTCCAAAATTTATTGGGAAGTAACCACAGCAAATTCgagaaaaaattgaagtgTATTCCAAAAGTAACTGAAAATATTCTGCTGACTGATTTCAAATGTACACCAGTAAGTACTTCAATATCATTGCCGTACCAGCAATCGGATGTTTTCTacaaaatatcaaagttaAAACTCAATCGCAGTCAATCTCGGCCGTATCAACTTCCCAAAAAGACTCTTTcgaaatcaaaaaattcacCCAAGATCATTATTTTGGATCCGGATATTGAATTCAGCAAGTCCCCGTTATTCGACTTGTTGACCGAATTAGTCGAGCCTACAAGTTTACAGCCACAGCAGAATATTATTCGGTTCAAGTTGTCTCCAAAACAAGCTGATGATATTTCCAACTCACGGTCCCAGTCCAAGGAAGCAAAATTCTCCGTACAAGTGCAAATTCGTTTGTGTAAACTGGACTCATCAGCGAAAAAACAAGATGACTTTATTCCTTTGGGCATTGGACTGAAGATCAACAAACGAGATATTCAATTAAGTGATTCATTGACGGGCAATTCTGCAAGACTTCAATCACAGAAGTTCAAGCCAATCGATATTACATCTCGAATTGAAATATCACCAGTGGAAAATGtcgtaaaaataaacataccAGCAGATACGAATAAATATGTTGCGGTTATCAATCTCGTCCGTAAGAAGACCAGCGCGGAATTATTTGACGCATTGAAATCTAAGGCTGGTTTTTGGATTCATATTATACAAGAGAAGCTATCAAGAAGATATTGA